In Anaerolineae bacterium, a genomic segment contains:
- a CDS encoding DUF2723 domain-containing protein, protein MPAALALAIYRATLAPDLTWAHNGADGGDLLTAALTGGVAHPSGYPTYLILLRGILTLAGEPPAFWSNLFSALAASGAIAFVALASARAAPDHQDVSKGYLYIAGGTALLTAFAPTLWSQAIITEVYTLHALFIAVLMYLVLRIQENASVSVGLSLTLGLVLGVGLGNHLSLTLWIPGLAFYLWLAKVRLDRRALLAFTTGCVVGLLVYLYLPWAARADPPVNWGNPRDLPRLWWLISGQIYQPLVFALPIHWLPWRLSAWASLLLQNLTPPGLALALLGLWRARAERRGLWGLTLASVGAFSLYALGYDTADSYVYLIPAYLTLAPAMALGAWTLKEELQRWIARHWSSLEKLTMAVLALALMSLPIGMAWAYWDDQDLSQEREAITFAQQALAVAGPHALIIAVSDRTTFSLWYLRYGLGIRPDVAIVNPHLYEFDWYRETVAKWHPDVVLVGGLPPSAFEALMEANVSVRPVYVAEPSTDLLTCYNFVAEGPLYRLQPSQSACKGTS, encoded by the coding sequence GTGCCGGCAGCGCTGGCTCTGGCCATCTACCGGGCAACCCTAGCACCTGACCTCACGTGGGCTCATAACGGCGCGGATGGCGGAGATCTCCTGACGGCAGCGTTGACGGGCGGAGTAGCACATCCGTCCGGCTATCCTACGTATCTGATATTGCTGCGTGGGATCCTTACGCTGGCCGGGGAGCCACCCGCCTTCTGGAGCAACTTGTTTTCTGCCCTCGCGGCCAGCGGCGCAATTGCGTTCGTGGCCTTGGCGAGCGCGCGCGCGGCGCCGGATCATCAGGACGTCTCGAAGGGATACTTATACATCGCAGGAGGGACAGCGCTCCTGACCGCCTTCGCCCCCACCCTTTGGTCTCAAGCGATTATCACCGAGGTATACACCCTGCATGCGCTCTTTATCGCAGTGTTGATGTATTTGGTACTGCGTATACAAGAGAATGCCTCCGTGAGCGTTGGTTTGAGTCTGACCTTGGGACTCGTGCTCGGCGTGGGCCTGGGCAATCATCTCTCGTTGACCTTGTGGATTCCCGGACTAGCTTTTTACCTCTGGCTAGCCAAGGTGCGCCTAGATCGGCGAGCCCTACTCGCTTTTACCACCGGCTGCGTTGTGGGATTACTGGTCTACCTGTATCTGCCGTGGGCTGCGCGAGCTGACCCACCGGTAAACTGGGGGAATCCGCGCGATCTACCCCGGCTTTGGTGGTTGATCTCCGGACAGATCTATCAACCGCTGGTGTTCGCCCTTCCAATACATTGGCTGCCATGGCGGCTATCCGCTTGGGCCAGCCTGCTCTTGCAGAATCTGACCCCGCCCGGGTTGGCGTTGGCCTTGCTCGGCTTATGGCGGGCGAGGGCGGAGCGCCGTGGGCTATGGGGCCTGACTTTGGCATCGGTAGGCGCCTTCAGCCTTTACGCGTTAGGTTATGACACGGCTGATTCCTATGTGTACCTGATCCCCGCCTACCTGACCCTGGCGCCGGCGATGGCCCTAGGGGCATGGACGCTGAAGGAAGAACTCCAGCGATGGATCGCAAGGCATTGGTCTAGCCTGGAAAAGCTGACCATGGCGGTGTTGGCCCTAGCCTTGATGAGCCTGCCTATCGGGATGGCATGGGCATACTGGGATGATCAAGATCTCAGCCAAGAACGCGAGGCGATCACGTTCGCGCAACAGGCTTTGGCTGTCGCCGGCCCCCATGCGCTCATCATTGCCGTCAGCGACCGGACGACCTTTTCCCTTTGGTACCTACGGTACGGTTTGGGGATACGCCCTGATGTGGCAATCGTGAACCCTCACCTGTATGAGTTCGACTGGTACCGCGAGACAGTGGCGAAATGGCATCCGGATGTCGTCTTGGTGGGAGGATTGCCCCCGTCCGCCTTTGAGGCGCTGATGGAGGCAAACGTAAGCGTGCGACCTGTATACGTGGCAGAGCCGTCGACAGATCTGCTGACCTGTTATAACTTCGTTGCAGAAGGGCCTTTGTATCGCCTCCAGCCGTCCCAGTCAGCCTGTAAGGGGACTAGCTGA
- a CDS encoding zinc ribbon domain-containing protein, with translation MLILIALLMAAIAVVIVAWPIVHSRSRSLMNGGENDPVLGELMLRREALLAAIKDLEFDHAVGKIEEEDFQALNAQLRAEAIEVLKELDWHLGTQTKLEVQLEQELAQRQPSKVSISAALDAQIEAEIAALRQGVTPASRDGTACPQCRAPFDEGDRFCRRCGTPIRVH, from the coding sequence ATGCTCATACTCATCGCCCTCCTGATGGCCGCCATCGCAGTGGTCATCGTCGCCTGGCCCATTGTGCACAGCCGATCGAGATCACTCATGAACGGCGGGGAAAATGATCCGGTCCTAGGAGAGTTAATGTTGCGGCGTGAGGCGCTGCTGGCAGCGATCAAGGATCTGGAATTTGACCACGCTGTGGGCAAGATCGAGGAGGAGGACTTTCAAGCCCTCAACGCGCAATTGCGGGCAGAGGCCATTGAGGTATTGAAAGAGCTGGATTGGCACCTAGGGACGCAAACCAAACTCGAGGTGCAACTGGAACAGGAGCTTGCCCAACGGCAGCCCAGTAAAGTGTCAATCTCTGCTGCGCTAGACGCGCAGATTGAGGCTGAGATCGCCGCGCTTCGCCAGGGAGTAACTCCGGCCTCCCGGGATGGCACAGCCTGTCCGCAATGTAGGGCTCCTTTCGATGAAGGCGATCGGTTCTGCAGGCGCTGCGGCACACCGATACGCGTCCATTGA
- a CDS encoding DUF4012 domain-containing protein: MTIALGWIGWKGYRLYRQVLTVWQLAQETGTLARELTANPTNTSALAALQPRLAMLETEWNALRQEVAPFLPLARRLAWLPRLGGVISAAPNLLDAGAELLTAGRLGLDYALPLIEVVAARGNHTSDAASSLDLLADALPSLEASAPAWQEIGAHLDRAQAALQGVDTARLPSTIGDRLLLLQSLIAQARPFLALLPRLPDLLGAHEERLYLIIAQNSDELRPTGGFISGVGLARLKDGRLVELSFQDSYAVDNLSQPHPPAPEPLRHIMGIELLFLRDANWSPDFPTSARVMEALYQQDQGREADGVIALDLAAVQLLVAALDPLQVPGIEEPVTENNVLAQIKAAWEQPTEGLTIEQDAGEWWLRRKDFMMILAQAIIQRLGTGDLDLLQVGRALWQAAAEKHLLIYLDDPVAQEAIVALGWDGGLHPGDRDFLAVFDSNVGYNKVNAVVTRQMDYTVAWETDSWAAYLVLTYTHPVRTDLDTCELRVEYGHTYDDLTQRCYWNYVRVYVPEGAQLLQAEGLDVSSLEVGLGEQSAQVIAGLFVMPPGTTHVVRLSYRLPSSVAEGDIYRLRIQKQPGTPAFPLRFTLIAPPNTTWTMGKGQANARLSLEDTLRQDTILEAHRVR; encoded by the coding sequence TTGACCATTGCGCTAGGTTGGATAGGTTGGAAGGGATATCGCCTGTACCGTCAGGTCCTGACCGTCTGGCAATTGGCGCAGGAGACAGGGACGCTGGCTCGAGAGTTGACAGCTAATCCCACCAATACATCGGCACTGGCAGCGTTGCAGCCTCGCCTGGCAATGTTGGAAACTGAATGGAATGCCCTACGCCAAGAGGTCGCCCCTTTCCTGCCGCTGGCGCGCCGTCTGGCATGGCTGCCACGCCTAGGCGGGGTGATAAGCGCTGCTCCTAATTTGCTAGATGCTGGAGCGGAGCTGTTGACCGCCGGCCGCCTCGGCCTGGATTACGCGCTACCATTGATCGAAGTAGTGGCCGCGCGAGGCAACCACACCTCAGATGCAGCGTCGTCATTGGACCTTCTAGCTGATGCGTTACCCAGCCTAGAGGCGAGTGCGCCGGCCTGGCAAGAGATCGGCGCGCATCTCGATCGAGCTCAAGCTGCGCTCCAGGGTGTGGACACAGCCCGGCTTCCTTCGACCATCGGAGATCGACTGTTATTGCTGCAAAGCCTGATCGCCCAAGCACGTCCCTTCCTTGCGTTATTGCCTCGATTGCCCGATCTGTTGGGTGCGCACGAGGAGCGGCTATATCTTATCATTGCGCAGAACAGTGATGAACTGCGCCCCACCGGGGGGTTTATCAGCGGCGTGGGGTTGGCACGTCTGAAGGACGGGAGGCTAGTAGAATTGAGCTTCCAGGATAGCTATGCAGTAGATAACTTGAGTCAGCCACACCCACCAGCGCCTGAGCCTTTGCGCCATATCATGGGGATCGAGCTGCTCTTCCTGCGTGATGCTAACTGGTCACCCGATTTCCCCACTAGCGCTCGTGTGATGGAGGCGCTGTATCAACAGGATCAGGGACGGGAGGCCGACGGAGTGATCGCGTTAGACCTGGCAGCGGTTCAGTTACTTGTCGCTGCATTGGATCCGCTCCAAGTCCCTGGCATCGAAGAGCCCGTGACGGAGAATAATGTGCTCGCTCAGATCAAGGCTGCTTGGGAGCAACCAACCGAGGGGTTGACAATCGAACAAGATGCGGGGGAGTGGTGGCTGCGGCGCAAGGATTTCATGATGATCCTGGCCCAGGCGATCATACAACGCCTGGGCACAGGCGATCTGGATCTCCTACAGGTAGGCCGGGCTCTCTGGCAAGCTGCCGCTGAGAAGCACCTGCTGATTTACCTAGACGATCCGGTGGCACAAGAGGCAATCGTTGCGTTGGGATGGGACGGGGGGCTACATCCGGGCGATCGGGACTTCCTGGCCGTGTTCGATAGCAACGTAGGATATAACAAGGTGAACGCTGTTGTCACCCGTCAGATGGATTATACTGTTGCCTGGGAGACAGACAGCTGGGCGGCTTATCTAGTACTCACCTATACGCATCCGGTCCGCACAGACTTGGACACCTGCGAGCTGCGCGTTGAATATGGCCATACTTATGACGATCTGACGCAACGTTGTTATTGGAACTACGTGCGGGTCTATGTCCCAGAAGGCGCACAGTTGTTACAGGCCGAGGGGCTGGATGTGAGCAGCCTCGAGGTTGGCCTGGGCGAGCAAAGCGCGCAGGTGATCGCTGGCCTATTCGTCATGCCTCCCGGTACCACCCACGTGGTCCGTTTATCATATCGCCTGCCCTCTTCAGTGGCAGAGGGCGATATATACCGGCTGAGGATCCAGAAGCAGCCAGGCACACCAGCCTTCCCACTACGATTCACGCTTATCGCCCCCCCGAATACAACGTGGACGATGGGAAAAGGGCAAGCGAACGCCCGCTTATCCCTAGAAGATACATTAAGGCAAGATACTATCTTGGAAGCTCATCGTGTGAGATGA
- a CDS encoding SH3 domain-containing protein, translating to MPVVAIPHSNMNVRQGPGTNYPVIGAARAGQAYPITGRNAAGDWWRIEYLGQPGWLYALLTETQGDIAGIPVVTEIPSASQPSPTATATPAPELPELDLALSADPPWAVPGRMLTFRLTVHNGGDSDAGEVTARDELPSLVTLHEASSSQGEVILEGQVVLARLGTLRPGATAIITITGAVVPDAPLGGIIDNLAEVASAEGFWQSVGVSVPLPPAELPPTGARFPDSD from the coding sequence GTGCCTGTGGTCGCTATTCCTCATTCCAATATGAACGTGCGGCAAGGCCCAGGCACCAATTATCCAGTGATCGGGGCTGCTCGTGCTGGTCAGGCCTACCCGATCACCGGACGCAACGCAGCGGGTGACTGGTGGCGCATCGAGTATCTCGGACAGCCAGGGTGGCTGTATGCACTGCTCACGGAGACACAGGGAGATATCGCTGGCATCCCCGTTGTCACGGAAATTCCCTCAGCTTCTCAACCCTCTCCTACTGCTACTGCAACGCCTGCCCCTGAGCTCCCTGAGCTGGATTTGGCACTCAGCGCTGATCCGCCATGGGCCGTCCCCGGTCGGATGCTGACCTTCCGGCTCACGGTGCACAATGGGGGTGACAGCGACGCTGGGGAGGTGACAGCACGCGATGAGTTGCCCAGCCTAGTCACATTGCACGAGGCCTCCAGCTCCCAAGGAGAGGTGATCCTGGAGGGCCAGGTGGTGCTTGCCCGGCTGGGAACGCTACGACCAGGTGCGACTGCGATCATCACAATAACTGGCGCTGTTGTCCCTGATGCCCCGTTGGGCGGGATCATAGACAACCTCGCCGAGGTGGCCAGCGCTGAGGGATTCTGGCAGTCCGTCGGTGTCAGCGTGCCCCTGCCTCCGGCCGAGTTGCCACCCACCGGCGCCCGTTTTCCTGATTCGGACTGA
- a CDS encoding response regulator: MPQSPKVLLVDDEPETLRLLGKILQADGYQVIEAKDGKEALALFERERPDLILLDIIIPHIDGMRVLKLIRERDPVTGIIMVSALSSERVTIECMQAGADDYVSKPFPLKEVRARIKQALEKTQLRRKNAELQKELDELNAKMHILVQHYLSPRVTERLLKEPGAPSLGGVRQEVTILFVDVRDFTPLAEAIPPDELINILNAYLSIVADTALVHEGTLDKFMGDGAMVLFNAPLPQPDHVVRAVRAALDIQDTAQRLHLLPNEPKLSLAIGIHTGDAVVGNIGSKEQMNYTAIGNTVVLAKRLQENAPSGGILISEEVYRQVKDLVIAEDRGLLTVKGRTEPVRAFRVLRWRENRQTEEVGS; encoded by the coding sequence ATGCCACAATCGCCTAAAGTGTTACTGGTGGACGACGAACCTGAGACGCTCCGCCTCTTGGGCAAGATCTTACAAGCCGATGGATATCAAGTCATCGAAGCGAAGGATGGGAAAGAGGCGTTAGCCCTGTTCGAGCGAGAGCGACCAGATTTGATTTTGCTGGACATCATTATCCCACACATCGATGGCATGCGAGTGCTCAAACTGATTCGCGAGCGAGATCCGGTGACAGGCATCATTATGGTCAGTGCGCTCAGCTCTGAGCGTGTGACCATTGAATGCATGCAGGCTGGTGCAGACGATTATGTGTCTAAGCCCTTTCCCTTAAAGGAGGTGCGCGCTCGTATCAAGCAGGCCCTTGAGAAAACCCAGTTGCGACGCAAAAACGCCGAGCTACAAAAAGAGCTGGACGAGCTAAATGCCAAGATGCATATCCTCGTTCAGCATTACCTCTCGCCGCGCGTAACAGAACGGCTGCTAAAGGAACCAGGAGCTCCTAGCTTAGGAGGTGTACGCCAGGAGGTCACCATCCTTTTCGTAGACGTGCGCGATTTTACCCCGTTAGCAGAGGCTATCCCCCCTGATGAACTGATCAATATCTTGAATGCGTACCTCTCCATTGTAGCGGATACGGCCTTAGTACATGAAGGCACACTGGACAAGTTCATGGGAGACGGCGCGATGGTGTTATTTAATGCGCCGTTGCCTCAACCGGATCATGTCGTGCGCGCAGTGCGCGCCGCGCTGGACATCCAAGATACCGCCCAGCGACTGCATCTCCTGCCCAACGAGCCGAAGCTGTCTCTGGCTATCGGCATTCATACCGGCGATGCCGTGGTTGGCAACATCGGCAGCAAAGAGCAGATGAATTACACGGCCATTGGCAACACCGTCGTATTAGCCAAACGTCTGCAGGAGAACGCCCCCAGCGGGGGAATCCTAATTAGTGAAGAGGTTTACCGACAGGTGAAGGATCTTGTGATAGCCGAAGATAGGGGCTTGCTCACCGTCAAAGGGCGTACAGAACCCGTGCGCGCTTTCCGGGTTCTGAGATGGCGGGAAAACCGACAAACTGAAGAGGTTGGATCATGA
- a CDS encoding heme lyase CcmF/NrfE family subunit, which yields MIPDIGYVALVLGFVIALFGVAVSIEGARRRMPELVMSGRNAVFVVGSLVVIATLALWYALLTDDFSIEYVASHSERNLPTLYKISSLWGGQAGSLLFWTLILSLYSMAVAARFHQQHQQMMPYVHATLLFTSAFFLSLLLFSANPFQRLPFRPPDGSGLNPLLQNYWMMAHPVGLYLGFVGFTVPFAFAVAALASRQLGNAWVRTIRRWTLVPWLFLSVGILMGSQWAYAELGWGGYWAWDPVENASLLPWLTGTAFLHSIMIQERRGMFKTWNMALILLTFELTLTGTFITRSGIIESVHSFALSNIGPMFLAFIAASTLGFLALMHHRMPLLRSENELDGMLSREAGFLGNNLILVGITFTTLLGTLFPIITEAVSNTKISVSAPFFNKVNGPIFLGLLVLMGICPLLGWRISTWETIRRQFTWPAILSLAGVAALAIFGVREPLPLVGLGVCALIMSTIGQEFVRGTDARRKTTGESWLQAMIKLVRRNQRRYGGYTVHLGVVLMAIGIIGNTFYQSEGQANLAIGEHMTVKDYTLVYRGLGQRVTPNHQQIYARLEIYRNGRYIGTLEPQRNIYFKTPEQPTSEVGILTGLREDVYAVLAGWEDNGARASFKVYINPLMIWLWIGGLVLVLGTVIAIWPHRQEPASILARAPARAIHPA from the coding sequence ATGATCCCGGATATTGGATACGTTGCGTTGGTGTTAGGGTTTGTGATCGCGCTGTTCGGAGTAGCGGTCTCCATTGAGGGGGCACGGCGACGCATGCCCGAGCTGGTGATGAGCGGACGAAATGCTGTATTCGTCGTGGGTAGCCTGGTGGTCATCGCGACCCTGGCCCTGTGGTATGCACTGTTGACCGATGACTTCAGCATCGAGTACGTCGCCTCTCACTCTGAGCGGAACCTGCCCACTCTTTACAAGATATCGAGCCTGTGGGGCGGTCAGGCAGGATCTCTTCTGTTCTGGACGTTAATCCTCAGTCTGTATTCCATGGCAGTGGCCGCCCGATTTCACCAACAGCACCAGCAGATGATGCCTTACGTCCACGCCACTTTGCTGTTTACCAGTGCCTTTTTCTTGTCGCTATTGCTGTTCTCAGCCAATCCGTTTCAACGGTTACCTTTCAGACCGCCAGATGGCTCCGGGCTAAATCCTTTGCTACAGAATTATTGGATGATGGCGCATCCGGTGGGCTTGTACCTCGGCTTCGTCGGGTTCACCGTACCGTTCGCCTTTGCGGTGGCCGCGCTCGCTAGCAGACAGCTCGGCAACGCCTGGGTGCGCACGATCCGGCGCTGGACGCTTGTCCCGTGGCTGTTTCTGTCCGTAGGCATCCTGATGGGTTCGCAATGGGCATATGCCGAGCTAGGATGGGGCGGCTATTGGGCATGGGACCCGGTGGAGAACGCCTCGCTCCTGCCGTGGCTGACCGGCACCGCCTTTCTGCACTCGATCATGATTCAGGAACGTCGCGGCATGTTCAAGACGTGGAACATGGCCCTTATTCTGCTCACTTTCGAGCTGACGCTGACGGGCACCTTCATCACCCGCAGCGGCATTATCGAATCAGTGCACTCCTTCGCTTTGTCCAACATTGGGCCGATGTTCCTGGCTTTTATCGCCGCCTCGACATTAGGCTTTTTGGCGCTGATGCATCATCGGATGCCACTATTGCGCAGCGAGAACGAGCTGGACGGTATGCTTTCCCGCGAAGCGGGTTTCTTAGGCAACAACCTAATCCTCGTGGGGATCACGTTTACCACCTTGCTGGGTACCCTCTTCCCAATCATTACCGAGGCGGTGAGCAACACCAAGATCTCAGTCAGCGCGCCGTTCTTCAACAAGGTCAACGGCCCAATCTTTCTGGGATTACTCGTCTTGATGGGCATCTGTCCGCTGCTAGGATGGCGCATCTCGACGTGGGAGACGATCCGGCGCCAGTTCACCTGGCCGGCGATCCTCTCCCTAGCGGGGGTAGCGGCGCTCGCCATCTTTGGTGTTCGCGAGCCGTTGCCCCTGGTGGGGTTGGGGGTATGCGCGCTGATCATGTCCACCATCGGACAAGAGTTCGTACGCGGGACAGATGCGCGCCGAAAAACCACCGGTGAAAGCTGGCTGCAAGCGATGATAAAGCTGGTCCGGCGCAACCAGCGCCGTTATGGCGGATATACGGTCCACCTGGGCGTCGTCTTGATGGCGATTGGCATCATCGGAAACACCTTTTACCAGTCAGAAGGACAGGCCAACCTAGCCATCGGCGAGCATATGACGGTCAAAGACTATACGCTGGTCTACCGCGGCCTGGGCCAACGGGTCACGCCCAATCATCAACAGATCTATGCCCGGCTGGAGATCTATCGGAACGGCCGCTACATTGGCACGCTCGAGCCCCAGCGGAATATATACTTCAAGACGCCCGAACAGCCCACCAGCGAGGTTGGGATCCTCACCGGACTGCGCGAGGATGTATACGCGGTCCTGGCCGGCTGGGAGGACAATGGCGCGCGCGCCTCGTTCAAAGTGTACATCAACCCACTGATGATCTGGCTATGGATCGGAGGACTAGTATTGGTGCTGGGGACGGTGATTGCCATCTGGCCTCACCGTCAAGAGCCCGCGTCGATCCTCGCACGTGCTCCAGCGAGGGCCATTCACCCGGCGTGA
- a CDS encoding glycosyltransferase yields MSSGHPLRVSVISTVLNEQESVPRLMGSLLAQTRQPDEIIIVDGGSQDGTVAEIERYASCLPLRVLIVPGANISQGRNRAIAEATGDVIAVTDAGVRLHPRWLEALIAPLEVSSELQVVSGFFFPDPQSLLEVAMGATVLPALEDIRPDRFLPSSRSIAFRREAWQAVGGYPEWLDYCEDLVFDLRLRDRFGSFGWAPDAVAYFRPRTSLRAFFTQYYRYARGDGKADLWRWRHLVRYTTYLILAPALIGLGIMHSPGWWGVLVLGGAIYCRRPWQRLTHYWSDLSFWHKLWALALVPIIRLVGDVAKMIGYPIGWVWRWRHRHRPELRWRAKGQ; encoded by the coding sequence ATGTCTAGTGGCCACCCTCTGCGAGTCTCTGTCATCTCCACGGTGCTTAACGAGCAGGAATCTGTCCCTCGCTTGATGGGCTCCCTGCTTGCCCAGACGCGCCAGCCAGATGAGATCATCATCGTAGATGGCGGCTCGCAAGACGGGACCGTCGCTGAGATCGAGAGATACGCGAGCTGCTTGCCGCTGCGAGTGCTGATCGTCCCAGGTGCCAATATCTCTCAAGGACGCAATCGCGCTATCGCTGAAGCCACCGGCGATGTCATCGCTGTAACAGACGCCGGCGTGCGGCTGCACCCTCGCTGGCTGGAGGCATTGATTGCCCCCTTAGAGGTATCTTCTGAGCTGCAAGTCGTATCTGGTTTCTTCTTCCCCGATCCACAATCCCTGTTGGAGGTGGCGATGGGGGCCACTGTCCTCCCAGCTCTGGAGGACATTCGGCCAGATCGCTTTTTGCCGTCTAGCCGTTCAATAGCTTTTCGACGGGAGGCGTGGCAGGCGGTAGGGGGATATCCGGAATGGCTGGATTACTGTGAGGACCTGGTCTTTGACCTGCGCTTACGCGATCGGTTTGGGTCTTTCGGATGGGCACCGGATGCAGTGGCGTATTTTCGGCCTCGCACGTCTCTACGCGCTTTTTTCACCCAGTATTACCGTTACGCCCGTGGTGATGGTAAGGCCGATCTGTGGCGATGGCGACATCTGGTGCGCTATACGACGTATCTGATACTTGCGCCGGCTCTCATCGGCCTGGGGATCATGCATTCACCCGGGTGGTGGGGAGTGCTTGTCCTTGGAGGGGCTATTTACTGTCGGCGGCCATGGCAGCGCTTAACACATTATTGGAGCGACTTGTCCTTCTGGCATAAGCTGTGGGCTCTGGCACTGGTGCCCATCATTCGGTTGGTGGGGGATGTGGCCAAGATGATCGGCTATCCCATCGGTTGGGTCTGGCGGTGGCGTCACCGACATCGCCCAGAGCTGCGATGGCGTGCCAAGGGGCAGTGA
- a CDS encoding J domain-containing protein — protein MMEYKDYYKILGVDRNATEKEIKQAYRKLARQYHPDVNPGDKAAEERFKEINEAYEVLSDPEKRKKYDQFGAYWQQFTRAGGRPEDFDWSRWTATGPGGQRVYTRTVTPEELEEIFGGLGGFSEFFQTLFGGMGRRQRTVNLGDLFGFGEFDQAVEERPRRGQDVEQPVQITLEEAFRGTTRILQREDGSRIEVKIPRGVRTGSRVRVSGKGVLGRGQSGDLYLVVEVLPHPTFQRDGDDLKVDVPVDLYTAVLGGEVQVPTLERPVVLTVPPETPNNKVFRLRGLGMPNLKNPDQRGDLYARIYVQLPTNLTERERELFRQLRELSRRR, from the coding sequence ATTATGGAGTACAAAGATTACTATAAAATCTTGGGAGTAGATCGCAATGCCACAGAAAAAGAGATCAAACAAGCTTATCGCAAGCTGGCCCGCCAATATCACCCCGACGTGAACCCGGGTGACAAAGCGGCTGAAGAGCGCTTCAAAGAGATCAACGAAGCGTATGAGGTGCTCTCGGATCCGGAAAAGCGGAAGAAGTACGACCAGTTCGGGGCTTACTGGCAACAGTTCACGCGCGCGGGAGGCCGTCCTGAGGATTTTGACTGGAGTCGCTGGACGGCTACCGGTCCGGGAGGGCAACGTGTCTACACGCGCACTGTCACCCCGGAGGAACTGGAGGAGATCTTCGGCGGTCTGGGTGGCTTCTCTGAATTCTTCCAGACCCTGTTCGGCGGCATGGGTAGGCGCCAACGCACCGTCAATCTGGGAGATCTGTTCGGCTTTGGGGAGTTCGATCAGGCCGTAGAAGAGCGCCCGCGCCGCGGCCAGGATGTGGAGCAACCCGTGCAGATTACCCTCGAGGAAGCATTTCGAGGTACCACCCGTATCCTACAACGGGAGGATGGCAGCCGCATCGAGGTGAAGATCCCCCGTGGTGTGCGCACGGGATCACGGGTGCGCGTATCCGGGAAGGGAGTACTTGGCCGTGGACAATCAGGCGATCTGTATTTGGTAGTGGAAGTATTACCGCATCCCACATTCCAGCGAGACGGTGATGACCTGAAGGTGGATGTACCGGTGGATCTTTACACTGCCGTCCTGGGGGGCGAGGTACAGGTGCCAACGCTAGAACGGCCTGTCGTGCTGACGGTCCCACCGGAGACGCCCAATAACAAAGTCTTCCGTCTGCGCGGTCTAGGAATGCCTAACTTGAAAAACCCAGATCAGCGGGGTGACCTCTATGCACGAATCTACGTGCAGTTGCCCACCAACCTCACCGAGCGCGAACGGGAATTATTCCGACAGCTTCGTGAGCTTTCGCGCCGCCGCTAG
- a CDS encoding cytochrome c-type biogenesis protein CcmH, with translation MALTWCVALLGLMWLTGTTALAQTPTPDEINQVARELWCPLCAGVRLDVCELKACEQMREVIALKLSQGATPEEIKAYFVEQYGPQVLGEPPREGFTLLAWVLPFAFLAAGAGLLGYLGYHWSQHRRTVTATATASSPEIFQDEYVRRLEEELRRLD, from the coding sequence TTGGCCTTGACATGGTGCGTGGCTCTGTTAGGCCTCATGTGGCTCACCGGGACCACAGCCCTTGCGCAAACGCCTACCCCGGACGAAATCAATCAGGTCGCACGCGAGTTGTGGTGCCCGCTGTGCGCTGGCGTCCGCTTGGACGTGTGCGAGCTCAAAGCGTGCGAGCAGATGCGCGAGGTGATCGCCCTGAAGCTGAGCCAGGGGGCTACACCGGAGGAGATTAAGGCGTACTTCGTGGAGCAATACGGCCCTCAAGTGTTAGGCGAGCCACCTCGAGAGGGATTTACGTTACTGGCCTGGGTGCTGCCGTTCGCATTCCTGGCTGCGGGGGCTGGACTACTGGGCTACCTAGGTTATCACTGGTCCCAGCACAGGCGAACTGTAACGGCCACGGCAACCGCCTCCAGCCCAGAGATATTCCAGGACGAGTACGTCAGACGATTGGAAGAGGAGTTGCGTCGCCTTGACTGA
- a CDS encoding TlpA family protein disulfide reductase, giving the protein MTEIPAPSSGRIASRGFTPSMALTLVIVLAFLAVLFYGQARKGVSQPKSGPAPEFTLILFDGEEISLAELRGRPVVLNFWASWCDPCKDEAPLLEAAWRKYRDQGLMMIGVDYLDQEPAARAYLREFQITYPNGPDLGSKIARRYFIRGVPETFFIGPDGQIKGFKEGPFTTMEELEAHIREILSVPQSAHDN; this is encoded by the coding sequence TTGACTGAGATTCCCGCTCCTTCAAGTGGGCGAATCGCATCCCGGGGCTTTACCCCTAGCATGGCGCTTACCCTGGTGATCGTCCTGGCCTTTCTGGCCGTGTTGTTCTATGGACAGGCCCGTAAAGGGGTCAGCCAGCCCAAGAGCGGCCCAGCCCCTGAATTCACTCTGATCCTGTTTGATGGTGAAGAGATCTCGCTAGCAGAATTGCGCGGCCGTCCTGTAGTGCTTAATTTCTGGGCGAGCTGGTGCGATCCTTGCAAGGATGAAGCGCCACTTTTAGAGGCTGCATGGCGCAAATATAGGGACCAGGGGCTGATGATGATCGGAGTGGACTATCTGGACCAGGAGCCGGCGGCGCGGGCCTACCTGCGAGAGTTTCAGATCACATATCCTAACGGGCCTGACCTGGGGAGTAAGATCGCGCGTCGCTATTTCATCCGTGGCGTACCCGAGACCTTCTTCATCGGCCCCGATGGCCAGATCAAGGGCTTCAAAGAAGGCCCCTTCACTACCATGGAAGAGCTAGAAGCCCATATCCGTGAGATCTTGTCTGTCCCCCAGTCAGCGCATGACAACTAG